DNA from Sceloporus undulatus isolate JIND9_A2432 ecotype Alabama unplaced genomic scaffold, SceUnd_v1.1 scaffold_20, whole genome shotgun sequence:
GAGCACACAACCTGGTtgaatgttatttctctttcgcCATCTCTTTCTCCTTAGTTCATGTCACTTGTTTCAGCCATGTGAGGATTGCTTAAGCCACACCTTGGTTGGCTATGAATGAAAACAGCCTGGTGCAAATAAAGGTTCAAGGTAACAACTCAGGGTCACATTACTGTTCAGTTTACACTGTATAAAATGATCAGGAAGCCTATCTTGTTAGAAAAAAACACCAGTaatttgtattttactgttaTAGTGCTGCTCCAACCAGTTCTTAGAGCTGCAAGCAATTTCTGATCCAGGttccttccaggaagctgctatGGCTTTCCAAGGGCCATTTGAAAAGAGTGGAAAATATTGCAGCAACTCACCTTCTCCTACCAGCATCCTCTATGGAATCCTTAACAGTGAAGAGCAAAGGAGGAATCAATGGACCCATCATgatttctcccttctccctttgtttCCATCTGTCAGATGTCCCTGTAGGGAGAACAGACGGGTTGTTCTGAAAACTCCAGACCTCATTTGTGTTAGAGCTTCAGAAGTGCTTCTGAAAACTGTCACTTTTATAAGAAACCTGCCTACATTTTTTCAGCTCCCTCCAGAAGACCAGATCCTACTGACAGAGCAGTGTTGGGCACCTCTCTTCATACTAGGCCTGGCTCAAGAACAAATCGATTTTGAACTGGAAGAGACCTCTGTTCCTAGTTTATTGAAAATGATCCTTCTTAACCAAACTCTGACAGATAATCAACAGCTACAAAATTATCTTTTCGGGGCATCACTGATGGAAGTTCAGAAGCTAAAAAATTTCCTGAGGAAATTATGGGATTCAGATGTTTGTGCAAAAGAATATGCCTATCTCAAAGGAATTGTCCTTTTTAACCCTGGTAAGTCCCATTAGTGCAACAACTGCAATCTTGTCCCCAGTTCCTTGTGTTGAGTCCTATTAAATTCAAGAAGGACTTTTGGTTATGCATTTTGCTAATGGCCAGGTTGCACTCCAAGTGTGTACACTTTGGAGTAAGCTTAGAAATACATTGAAAGCAGTGTAAAAAAGCAATACTCTATCCCCATTTTGGGCT
Protein-coding regions in this window:
- the LOC121917501 gene encoding nuclear receptor subfamily 0 group B member 2-like, whose translation is MAFQGPFEKSGKYCSNSPSPTSILYGILNSEEQRRNQWTHHDFSLLPLFPSVRCPCRENRRVVLKTPDLICVRASEVLLKTVTFIRNLPTFFQLPPEDQILLTEQCWAPLFILGLAQEQIDFELEETSVPSLLKMILLNQTLTDNQQLQNYLFGASLMEVQKLKNFLRKLWDSDVCAKEYAYLKGIVLFNPGFQDLKCRTFIQILQQEAQQTLMEFISMIHCRNLRRYTWLMELLGLLRSFHTNTIGDLFFKPFLGDLNLSSLFQETLYSK